One Erysipelothrix amsterdamensis DNA window includes the following coding sequences:
- the nth gene encoding endonuclease III, which produces MTVAEIIEILDAEFPNAKSDLNYRNPFELLIAVTLSAQTTDVAVNKVTPALFERYPTPYSLSQADVKDVESYLKTIGLYRNKAKYIVACAAMLVDDFEGEVPRTRTQLMKLPGVGRKTANVVLAEGFKLPAIAVDTHVERVAKRLKLAKPNDTVEDVERKLMRKIPREDWARAHHLLLLFGRYHSTARNERDAFELLEELKEKHQR; this is translated from the coding sequence ATGACAGTAGCAGAAATTATCGAAATTTTAGATGCTGAGTTCCCAAATGCGAAAAGCGATTTAAATTATCGTAATCCCTTTGAATTGTTGATTGCTGTTACCTTATCGGCACAGACAACAGATGTTGCCGTCAACAAAGTTACACCTGCTCTTTTTGAAAGATATCCGACACCGTATAGTCTTTCGCAAGCAGATGTAAAAGATGTGGAATCATATTTAAAAACGATTGGATTGTATCGCAATAAGGCAAAATATATCGTGGCATGTGCGGCAATGCTTGTTGATGATTTTGAAGGTGAAGTGCCGAGAACACGTACTCAACTGATGAAATTGCCAGGAGTTGGTCGTAAAACAGCGAATGTTGTATTAGCGGAAGGTTTCAAACTGCCAGCGATTGCTGTAGATACACATGTTGAGCGTGTCGCTAAGCGATTAAAACTCGCGAAACCAAATGATACAGTTGAGGATGTTGAACGTAAGTTAATGCGTAAAATACCACGTGAAGACTGGGCAAGGGCGCATCATCTACTCTTACTATTTGGTCGTTATCACAGTACAGCACGTAATGAGCGTGATGCATTTGAATTATTAGAAGAATTAAAGGAGAAACATCAACGATGA
- a CDS encoding DnaD domain-containing protein, translating to MWWNKAYINRRDWILENLGSMKLSPTQTLVLLMIDFLNQQGVPITLELLAERTAVESHVVDETIHDLVRQNILAIKVSKDALEFNLDGLFQDGVRYEYVNEGIFEVFESEFGRLLSQNELMTLNTWLSKYSEADILDGLRNAVIYKKVSMQYINAILANKQKERLGSQ from the coding sequence ATGTGGTGGAATAAAGCTTACATTAATCGTAGGGACTGGATTTTAGAAAATTTGGGATCGATGAAATTGAGTCCAACACAAACATTAGTGTTGTTGATGATTGATTTCTTGAATCAACAAGGCGTTCCCATCACCTTAGAATTGTTGGCTGAACGTACGGCTGTAGAAAGTCATGTTGTTGATGAAACGATTCATGATTTGGTACGTCAAAACATCCTCGCAATTAAGGTATCGAAAGATGCACTTGAATTTAATCTCGATGGATTATTTCAAGATGGTGTACGTTATGAATATGTTAATGAAGGAATTTTTGAAGTGTTCGAATCGGAGTTTGGTCGACTTTTATCTCAAAATGAATTGATGACGTTGAATACATGGTTGTCAAAATATTCGGAAGCGGATATTTTAGATGGTCTACGTAATGCGGTCATTTATAAAAAAGTATCGATGCAATATATCAATGCGATTCTCGCGAATAAACAAAAAGAACGTCTGGGTTCACAATGA